AGATGATCATCGTCAGCGACAACACGTGCACCGGCACCGTGGTCGACTTGGTCGGGCTCGGGAACATCCAGAGTTTCTGCGAGGCGATCGGCATGACGCGGACCATCCACCGCTTCGGCATCCCGCCGCGGCTCGGCCCCGACCACACGCTGGAGCAGGTGACGACGACGACGCCCAACGACCAGGGCATGCTGCTCGAGATGATCCTGCGCGGTACCTCGGACAAGGCCGCGGCAGCCAAGCTCGGCTCGACGCCCGATCTCTGCCGCCTGGGGCTCGACATCCTGTCATGGCAGAAGCTGAAGACCCGCCTGCCGTCACAGCTTCCCCTCGGCACCAAGGTCGCCCACAAGACGGGGACGGGATCGCGCGGCTTCATGGACGCCGGCATCATCTACAAGGACGCCGCGCCGCTCTTCATCCTGACCGCCTACACCGAGCGCGTGCCCGTCGCGCTCCCCGATGGCACGCCGGGCTTCGCCGCCGCCTACCAGCTCATCGGCAGGATGTCCCGCCTCTGCTGGGACGGGCTCGGCTAGCCCGCGTTACTCACGAACGCCCTGTCCCCGTTCTCGCCGCCCCCTCACCCTACCCTCTCCCCCTTCGGGGGCGAGGGAACTTAAACGCCTCCCTCTGCCTCGGAGAGGGAGAGGGTCGGGGTGAGGGTCTAACGCCTGGTCAGCGTGCGGCGGGCGCCTTCTCGGCGAGCCAGTCGAGGCCGAGGCTGCGGAGCTTGGCGGGCGTCGGGTAGCCTGTCGCCGGGTCCCAGCCCGCGAGCCGGTAGTAGCTCTCGCGCGCGTGGTCGAACTCCTCGGTGGTCAGCGCCACGCCCGCCGTCGGGCCCTTGCCGACGAGCGGCTGGAAGAGCTTCTTCGGCAGCACGTCGGCGGCCTTGCCCATGCCCTCGCGGGCGTTGAA
The Candidatus Methylomirabilota bacterium DNA segment above includes these coding regions:
- a CDS encoding serine hydrolase gives rise to the protein MDTLVKKMNALCDALPFQTSWYLKDLKTGKTANRLGDVPVPSASTRKISILMAALKAVHDGKLALDQQVTIEARYQDNDSGTFQHMTPGFWITFRDALVQMIIVSDNTCTGTVVDLVGLGNIQSFCEAIGMTRTIHRFGIPPRLGPDHTLEQVTTTTPNDQGMLLEMILRGTSDKAAAAKLGSTPDLCRLGLDILSWQKLKTRLPSQLPLGTKVAHKTGTGSRGFMDAGIIYKDAAPLFILTAYTERVPVALPDGTPGFAAAYQLIGRMSRLCWDGLG